One Desulfovibrio fairfieldensis genomic window carries:
- a CDS encoding DVU_2496 family lipoprotein, producing MKLRLPLGIMLVLLLAACGAKNTSEEPPAPQPAPCPFVYVYAPGNYIIDIAGGADVVLDPMAQDFSLFCAPADARAALNAEIAAGRLPEGDWRIYRVEGQFDDLAQKSGPNQYTLKRMAPIVDWVTEDI from the coding sequence ATGAAACTACGCCTCCCGCTGGGAATTATGCTGGTCCTGCTGCTCGCCGCCTGCGGCGCCAAAAATACGTCGGAGGAGCCGCCCGCTCCCCAGCCCGCGCCCTGCCCCTTTGTCTATGTTTATGCGCCGGGCAATTACATTATCGACATTGCAGGCGGCGCGGATGTGGTGCTCGACCCCATGGCGCAGGACTTTTCCCTCTTCTGTGCGCCCGCGGACGCCCGTGCGGCGCTCAACGCCGAAATCGCGGCGGGCCGCCTGCCCGAGGGCGATTGGCGCATCTACCGGGTGGAAGGCCAGTTCGATGACCTTGCCCAGAAGTCCGGTCCCAACCAGTACACGCTCAAACGTATGGCTCCCATCGTGGATTGGGTGACCGAAGACATCTGA
- the argJ gene encoding bifunctional glutamate N-acetyltransferase/amino-acid acetyltransferase ArgJ, translating to MDDLPTGFKAGTAAANFKKAGRDDLGLIVSDRPCVLAGMFTQNLFKAAPVLVCQEILNTRGTARAVLANSGQANACTGEEGLDNCRTTQEMAAEATGLEAQEILPISTGVVGAHLKMDLWRKAVPALAQSLGSRDAEGFTRAFMTTDAFPKFAMREVTLSGGTVRLTVMAKGAGMICPNMATMLCVALTDAAVEREPWQAMFGRAVDKTFNRVSVDGDTSTNDTILGLANGASGVAARDEADLALLEEALTAILGTVSHMLVMDGEGASKVIHISVRGARNDADAELVARSVGHSQLVKTAIYGGDANWGRIVTAVGYSGASFDPAKVGLHLCGVERFRLGRPVNDDQEGTLAELLKARDIAVDINLGDGPGSYSFQASDLGHEYVTLNSDYRS from the coding sequence ATTGACGATCTTCCCACAGGCTTCAAAGCCGGAACCGCAGCGGCCAATTTCAAAAAGGCGGGCCGTGACGACCTGGGCCTGATAGTTTCCGACCGGCCCTGCGTGCTGGCCGGCATGTTCACCCAGAATTTGTTCAAGGCCGCGCCGGTCCTGGTCTGCCAGGAAATCCTGAATACCCGCGGCACGGCCCGCGCGGTGCTGGCCAATTCCGGCCAAGCCAACGCCTGCACCGGCGAGGAGGGCCTGGACAACTGCCGGACCACCCAGGAGATGGCGGCCGAGGCCACGGGCCTTGAGGCGCAGGAGATTCTGCCCATTTCCACCGGTGTGGTGGGAGCCCACCTCAAGATGGACCTCTGGCGCAAGGCTGTGCCCGCCCTGGCTCAAAGCCTGGGCAGCCGCGACGCCGAGGGCTTCACCCGCGCCTTCATGACCACGGACGCCTTTCCCAAGTTCGCCATGCGCGAGGTGACGCTTTCCGGCGGTACGGTGCGCCTGACAGTCATGGCCAAAGGCGCGGGCATGATCTGCCCCAATATGGCCACCATGCTCTGTGTGGCCCTTACGGATGCCGCCGTGGAGCGTGAGCCCTGGCAGGCCATGTTCGGCCGGGCCGTGGACAAGACCTTCAACCGGGTCAGTGTGGACGGCGACACCTCCACCAACGACACCATCCTGGGCCTGGCCAACGGCGCGTCCGGCGTGGCCGCTCGCGATGAAGCGGATCTGGCACTGCTGGAAGAGGCCCTTACCGCCATTCTGGGCACGGTTTCACACATGCTGGTCATGGACGGCGAAGGCGCAAGCAAGGTCATTCATATCAGCGTGCGCGGCGCCCGCAATGACGCGGACGCCGAGTTGGTGGCCCGCAGCGTGGGGCATTCGCAGTTGGTCAAGACGGCCATCTACGGCGGCGACGCCAACTGGGGCCGTATCGTCACAGCTGTGGGCTACAGCGGCGCGAGCTTCGATCCCGCCAAGGTGGGCCTGCACCTCTGCGGCGTGGAACGCTTCCGCCTGGGCCGTCCGGTGAACGACGATCAGGAGGGAACGCTGGCCGAATTGCTCAAGGCCAGGGATATTGCCGTGGACATCAATCTGGGTGACGGCCCCGGCAGCTATTCGTTCCAGGCTTCGGACCTGGGCCATGAATATGTGACGCTGAATTCCGATTACCGTTCTTAG
- the rpsG gene encoding 30S ribosomal protein S7, with protein MPRKGPVPKREVLPDPLYSSRLVTKFVNRLMYDGKKGAAEKIFYSSLETLAEKTGEDPMRAFEKALDNVKPHMEVKARRVGGATYQVPMEVRPERQVSLSIRWLINYSRSRGEKGMTAKLSAELLDAYNGRGGAVKKREDTHRMADANKAFSHYRW; from the coding sequence ATGCCCCGTAAAGGTCCCGTTCCCAAGAGGGAAGTGCTGCCTGACCCGCTGTACTCCAGCCGTCTGGTCACCAAATTCGTGAACCGGCTGATGTACGACGGTAAAAAAGGCGCGGCTGAAAAGATTTTTTACAGCTCCCTGGAAACCCTGGCTGAAAAGACCGGCGAAGACCCCATGCGCGCCTTTGAAAAGGCCCTGGACAACGTCAAGCCGCATATGGAAGTCAAGGCCCGCCGCGTGGGCGGCGCCACCTACCAGGTGCCCATGGAAGTGCGTCCCGAGCGTCAGGTCTCCCTGTCCATCCGCTGGCTGATCAACTATTCCCGCTCGCGCGGCGAAAAAGGGATGACCGCCAAACTTTCCGCCGAACTGCTGGATGCCTACAACGGCCGCGGCGGCGCGGTGAAGAAGCGCGAAGACACCCACCGCATGGCCGACGCCAACAAGGCCTTCTCCCACTACCGCTGGTAA
- the fusA gene encoding elongation factor G translates to MSRTVPVDKQRNIGIMAHIDAGKTTTTERILFYTGVSHKIGETHDGESTMDWMEQEQERGITITSAATTCFWKDCRINIIDTPGHVDFTIEVERSLRVLDGAVCVFDAVAGVEPQSETVWRQADRYHVPRICFVNKMDRIGANFFRCVSMIHDRLGAKAVPLQLPIGAEDKFEGVVDLVRGKAIRFDKTTKGAEFVEEDVPADMQDLYDEKHHELLEAVAEEDEALLEKYLGGETLTEEEIISCIRKATIARNIVPVLCGSAFRNMGVQPLLDATVDYLPSPVDIPPMIGHVPGKEDEIIECPCDDKRPLAGLVFKLFSDPFIGHLSFFRIYSGFLESGTSVYNANTGKKERIGRILKMHANKREDIKWAGAGDIVALVGLKNASTGDTLCDEKHEVILESLNIPEPVIEVAIEPKTKADRDALSAALNKLAKEDPSFRVKGDEETNQTLIAGMGELHLEIIVDRLTREFSVNANVGKPQVAYRETISKPAKSDMKHAKQSGGRGQYGHCVIEVEPNPGKGYEFVNSITGGVIPKEYIPAIDKGIQDAMKSGVLAGFPCVDFKVNLVFGSYHEVDSSEQAFYVAGSMAIKDAMHKAGPVLLEPIMDVEVVTPEEYLGDVMGDLNGRRGRVQSMEARAGGAQSVRAQVPLASMFGYATDLRSRTQGRATFTMQFDHYERVPAALAEEIQKAKS, encoded by the coding sequence GTGTCCCGCACTGTTCCCGTAGACAAACAGCGCAATATCGGCATCATGGCCCATATTGACGCCGGCAAGACCACCACCACCGAGCGTATCCTTTTTTACACCGGCGTTTCCCACAAAATCGGCGAAACCCACGACGGCGAATCCACCATGGATTGGATGGAGCAGGAGCAGGAGCGCGGCATCACCATCACCTCCGCCGCCACCACCTGCTTCTGGAAAGACTGCCGCATCAACATCATCGACACCCCCGGCCACGTGGACTTCACCATTGAGGTGGAGCGTTCCCTGCGCGTGCTGGACGGCGCTGTCTGCGTGTTTGACGCCGTGGCCGGCGTGGAGCCGCAGTCCGAAACGGTCTGGCGCCAGGCTGACCGCTATCACGTGCCGCGCATCTGTTTTGTGAACAAGATGGACCGCATCGGCGCCAACTTTTTCCGTTGCGTGAGCATGATCCACGATCGTCTGGGCGCCAAGGCCGTGCCTTTGCAGCTGCCCATCGGCGCGGAAGACAAGTTTGAAGGCGTGGTGGACCTGGTGCGGGGCAAGGCCATCCGTTTCGACAAAACCACCAAGGGCGCCGAATTCGTGGAAGAGGACGTGCCCGCCGACATGCAGGACCTGTACGACGAAAAGCACCATGAGTTGCTGGAAGCCGTGGCCGAGGAAGACGAAGCCCTGCTTGAGAAGTACCTGGGCGGGGAAACCCTCACGGAAGAGGAAATCATCTCCTGCATCCGCAAGGCCACCATCGCCCGGAACATCGTGCCGGTGCTCTGCGGTTCGGCCTTCCGCAACATGGGCGTGCAGCCCCTGCTGGACGCCACGGTGGACTATCTGCCCTCGCCCGTGGACATCCCGCCCATGATCGGTCACGTGCCCGGCAAGGAAGACGAGATCATCGAATGCCCCTGCGACGACAAGCGGCCTCTGGCCGGTCTGGTCTTCAAGCTCTTTTCCGATCCCTTCATCGGCCATCTGTCCTTCTTCCGCATCTATTCCGGCTTCCTGGAATCCGGAACCAGCGTGTATAACGCCAACACCGGCAAGAAGGAGCGCATCGGCCGCATCCTCAAAATGCACGCCAACAAGCGCGAGGACATCAAATGGGCCGGCGCGGGCGACATCGTGGCTCTGGTGGGCCTGAAGAACGCCTCCACCGGCGATACGCTCTGCGACGAAAAGCACGAAGTGATCCTGGAGTCCCTGAACATCCCCGAGCCGGTCATTGAAGTGGCCATCGAGCCCAAGACCAAGGCCGACCGCGATGCCCTTTCCGCCGCGCTGAACAAGCTGGCTAAGGAAGACCCCTCCTTCCGGGTCAAGGGCGACGAGGAGACCAACCAGACCCTTATTGCGGGCATGGGCGAACTCCATCTGGAAATCATCGTGGACCGCCTGACCCGCGAGTTCAGCGTCAACGCCAATGTGGGCAAGCCTCAGGTGGCCTACCGCGAAACCATCTCCAAGCCCGCCAAGTCGGATATGAAGCATGCCAAGCAGTCCGGCGGCCGCGGCCAGTACGGCCACTGCGTCATTGAGGTGGAGCCGAATCCGGGCAAGGGCTACGAGTTCGTCAACTCCATCACCGGCGGCGTGATTCCCAAGGAATACATCCCGGCCATCGACAAGGGCATTCAGGACGCCATGAAGTCCGGCGTGCTGGCGGGCTTCCCCTGCGTGGACTTCAAGGTCAACCTGGTGTTCGGTTCCTACCACGAAGTGGACTCCTCGGAGCAGGCCTTCTATGTGGCCGGTTCCATGGCCATCAAGGACGCCATGCACAAGGCCGGTCCCGTGCTGCTTGAGCCCATCATGGATGTGGAAGTGGTTACGCCCGAGGAATACCTGGGCGATGTCATGGGCGACCTCAACGGCCGTCGCGGCCGCGTACAGAGCATGGAAGCCCGCGCCGGAGGCGCGCAGAGCGTGCGCGCCCAGGTGCCCCTGGCCTCTATGTTCGGGTATGCCACGGACCTGCGTTCGCGTACCCAGGGCCGCGCCACCTTCACCATGCAGTTCGACCATTACGAACGTGTGCCGGCGGCATTGGCCGAGGAAATCCAGAAAGCCAAGTCGTAA